One genomic region from Phragmites australis chromosome 1, lpPhrAust1.1, whole genome shotgun sequence encodes:
- the LOC133926502 gene encoding beta-glucosidase 4: MGSTGREAELTRADFPDGFVFGVATSAYQIEGARREAGKGDNIWDVFTEDKERILDRSNADVAVDHYHRYKEDIELMASLGFCAYRFSISWARIFPDGLGGKVNEQGVAFYNDLINFMIAKGIEPYATLYHWDLPYNLQKTLGGWLSDKIVEYFALYAEACFANFGDRVKHWITINEPLQTAVNGYGIGVFAPGGCEGETSRCYLAAHHQILAHAAAVDVYRRKFKAAQGGEVGLVVDCEWAEPFSEKVEDQIAAERRLDFQLGWYLDPIYFGDYPESMRQRLGNDLPTFSEKDKEFMRNKIDFIGLNHYTSRFIAHHPDPEDIYFYRVQQAERIEQWNSGEKIGERAASEWLFIVPWGLRKLLTYIAKRYENPAIYVTENGMDEEDDQSATLDQVLNDTTRVGYFKGYLASVAQAIKDGADVRGYFAWSFLDNFEWAMGYTKRFGIVYVDYKNGLSRHPKASALWFSRFLKGEAAENKADTD, encoded by the exons ATGGGGAGCACGGGGCGCGAGGCGGAGCTGACCCGCGCCGACTTCCCCGACGGCTTCGTCTTCGGCGTCGCCACCTCCGCCTACCAG ATTGAGGGAGCAAGAAGGGAGGCAGGCAAAGGAGATAACATTTGGGATGTCTTCACAGAAGACAAAG AACGGATCTTAGACAGAAGCAATGCAGATGTTgcagttgatcattaccatcgGTACAAG GAAGACATTGAGCTCATGGCCAGTTTGGGTTTTTGTGCTTATAGATTTTCCATATCTTGGGCACGTATATTTCCTG ATGGACTGGGGGGAAAGGTCAATGAGCAAGGAGTTGCCTTCTATAACGACCTCATCAATTTTATGATCGCAAAAG GAATTGAACCTTACGCAACTCTCTATCATTGGGATCTTCCATACAATCTTCAAAAGACTCTGGGGGGATGGCTTTCCGACAAGATTGT GGAGTACTTTGCATTGTATGCAGAAGCTTGCTTTGCAAATTTTGGAGACAGAGTAAAGCATTGGATAACAATCAATGAGCCTCTTCAAACTGCAGTTAATGGTTATGGGATTGGAGTTTTTGCACCTGGAGGATGCGAAGGTGAAACTTCTAGATGTTACTTGGCCGCTCATCACCAAATCTTGGCtcatgctgctgctgttgatgtTTACAGAAGGAAATTCAAG GCTGCACAAGGTGGTGAAGTAGGGCTGGTTGTCGATTGTGAATGGGCAGAGCCATTTTCTGAGAAAGTGGAAGATCAAATTGCTGCAGAACGGAGGCTTGACTTTCAACTTGGATG GTACCTAGATCCAATATATTTCGGTGATTACCCAGAAAGCATGCGTCAGCGGCTGGGCAATGATCTTCCAACCTTCTCGGAGAAAGATAAAGAATTCATGAGGaacaaaattgattttattGGACTAAACCATTACACCTCGAGATTCATTGCTCATCATCCGGACCCAGAAGATATTTATTTCTATCGAGTACAACAAGCGGAGAGAATAG AACAATGGAATAGTGGTGAAAAAATTGGTGAAAGG GCTGCATCTGAATGGCTTTTCATAGTTCCTTGGGGTCTTCGTAAATTACTTACTTATATAGCAAAGAGATATGAAAATCCAGCAATTTATGTAACTGAGAATG GCATGGATGAGGAAGACGATCAATCAGCAACACTTGACCAGGTCTTAAATGACACAACGAGAGTTGGTTACTTCAAAGGATACCTCGCTTCAGTTGCACAAGCAATCAA GGATGGAGCTGATGTTCGTGGATACTTTGCGTGGTCATTCTTGGACAACTTTGAGTGGGCTATGGGATACACCAAGAGGTTCGGCATTGTTTATGTCGATTACAAGAACGGGCTCTCCAGGCATCCTAAAGCATCAGCCCTGTGGTTCTCGCGCTTCTTGAAGGGCGAGGCTGCTGAAAACAAAGCTGACACAGACTGA
- the LOC133926511 gene encoding formin-like protein 1, whose translation MPPPRQFLQLLLPILLATCCVDGANAPDAPATARRQLHQPFFPDQPAQPSAPPPAPAPPFFPTLPVPPPPPMPTGQNQPTYPALVLPNTGSSGGTPPAGGSHGSNKSSKLVPAILLPLLTVAVLGLSIAFFFSHRRSNAGRGGGGGCVGGGDAKFLHPERTSLFARDEFGGSAGRAAPAATSAEFLYVGTLASRADEKSSDTTSSGDEESQSCGGSPELRPLPPLARQCAPTASRSSGGASPSSGEEEFYSPRGSSKMSSSRRTLAAAVEAAVAARDRSRGVSPGSTLSTPSYPSSPGATMSPAPASPPAFSSPGESGRRSVKSRSESARIVSLPPAPPTPPPPPPFAPTLPPPPPPRRKPPSPSPPCSPLNDTSGLRSTTDAISRNPFAQPPPPPTSTHPPPPPPGPPPPPPPPPPPVGYWESRVRKPDTSKETRSPALSPQSQAANFRSVPPTDAFPSRLPESADQGDKSEETTPRPKLKPLHWDKVRASSDRVMVWDQLKSSSFQVNEEMIETLFICNPANAAVKEATRRPVLPAPKAENKVLDPKKAQNIAILLRALNVTKEEVCDALCEGNTESLGAELLETLLKMAPTKEEEIKLREFKESISPFKLGPAEKFLKAVLDVPFAFKRVDAMLYIANFDSEVNYLKKSFETLETACDELRSSRLFFKLLEAVLKTGNRMNVGTNRGDAHAFKLDTLLKLADVKGTDGKTTLLHFVVQEIIRSEGSRLSASNQTTPRTQANPLREELECKKLGLQAVAGLANELSNVKKAAAMDSDVLSSYVTKLAGGIEKITEVLRLNEESKSRDDAWQFHDRMQKFLKKADDEIIRVQAQESVALSLVKEITEYFHGDSAKEEAHPFRIFMVVRDFLSVLDQVCKEVCRINDRTIVSSVRHFPVPVNPMMPQLFPRIHALRAGFSDDESSATSMSSP comes from the exons ATGCCACCTCCTCGCCAATTCTTGCAGCTGTTGCTACCCATCTTGCTCGCCACTTGCTGCGTCGATGGCGCCAACGCTCCGGACGCTCCCGCCACCGCGAGGAGGCAGCTCCACCAGCCGTTCTTCCCAGATCAGCCCGCGCAGCCGTCCgctccgccgccggcgcccgcgccgccgttCTTTCCAACGCTGCCGGTGCCACCCCCGCCGCCGATGCCGACGGGGCAGAACCAACCGACGTACCCTGCTCTGGTGCTCCCCAACACCGGTTCCAGTGGCGGGACGCCTCCGGCCGGCGGCTCGCACGGGTCCAACAAGTCGTCCAAGCTCGTCCCGGCCATACTGCTACCGCTGCTCACGGTGGCCGTGCTCGGGCTCTCCATCGCGTTCTTCTTCTCGCACCGCCGGAGCAATGCAGGGCGCGGGGGAGGAGGCGGATGTGTCGGTGGCGGGGACGCTAAGTTCTTGCACCCGGAAAGGACGAGCCTTTTCGCGCGCGATGAGTTTGGTGGAAGCGCCGGCAGGGCCGCACCGGCGGCTACGTCGGCCGAGTTCCTGTACGTGGGGACGTTGGCGAGCAGAGCGGACGAAAAGAGCAGCGACACGACGTCGTCCGGCGACGAGGAGTCCCAGAGCTGCGGCGGATCACCGGAACTCCGCCCGCTGCCACCTCTGGCGCGGCAATGTGCGCcgacggcgtcgaggagctccGGCGGGGCCTCCCCGTCGTCCGGGGAGGAGGAATTCTACTCGCCGCGAGGCTCATCGAAGATGTCGAGCTCACGACGGACTCTGGCCGCTGCAGTCGAGGCCGCCGTGGCAGCGCGCGACCGCTCGAGGGGCGTGTCCCCCGGGTCGACCCTGAGCACGCCGTCGTACCCGTCGTCGCCGGGCGCGACGATGTCCCCCGCGCCCGCTTCACCACCTGCCTTCTCCAGCCCCGGCGAATCCGGTCGCCGCTCCGTCAAGTCAAGATCGGAGAGCGCGCGCATCGTCAGCCTCCCGCCGGCTCCTCCGACtccacccccacctcctccGTTCGCGCCGACactgccaccaccgccacctcctcgccgGAAACCaccctccccgtcaccaccTTGCTCTCCGCTCAACGACACCTCAGGTCTCAGATCCACCACCGACGCCATCTCAAGAAACCCATTTGCCCAGCCACCACCCCCACCTACAAGCACTCAcccgccacctccgcctccaggccctcctccacctcctcctcctccgccgccgcccgtgggcTACTGGGAGAGCCGCGTCCGGAAGCCTGACACATCGAAAGAAACCCGATCTCCCGCGCTGTCGCCGCAGTCCCAAGCAGCCAACTTCAGGAGCGTTCCTCCCACCGACGCGTTCCCGAGCCGGCTGCCGGAGAGTGCGGACCAGGGCGACAAGTCCGAGGAGACGACGCCGCGGCCGAAGCTCAAGCCTCTGCACTGGGACAAGGTCCGGGCCAGCTCCGACCGCGTCATGGTGTGGGATCAGCTCAAATCCAGCTCATTCCA GGTGAACGAAGAAATGATCGAGACGTTGTTCATTTGCAACCCGGCCAATGCGGCGGTGAAGGAGGCAACGAGGAGGCCGGTGCTGCCAGCGCCCAAGGCCGAGAACAAGGTGCTGGATCCAAAGAAGGCGCAGAACATTGCCATCTTGCTGCGCGCGCTGAATGTGACCAAGGAGGAGGTCTGCGATGCGCTCTGCGAAG GTAACACAGAGAGCCTCGGAGCAGAATTACTGGAGACCTTGCTAAAGATGGCTCCTACCAAGGAAGAGGAGATTAAATTGAGAGAATTCAAAGAGAGTATCTCTCCTTTTAAACTTGGTCCTGCTGAGAAGTTCCTTAAGGCAGTCCTTGATGTCCCTTTTGCTTTCAAAAGAGTAGATGCAATGCTTTACATTGCGAACTTTGATTCAGAGGTCAATTACCTAAAGAAGTCATTTGAGACCCTTGAG ACTGCTTGCGATGAGCTTAGAAGCAGCAGACTATTTTTTAAGCTCCTTGAAGCTGTTCTGAAGACTGGCAACAGGATGAATGTTGGCACAAACCGTGGCGATGCACATGCCTTCAAGCTTGATACCCTACTCAAACTGGCTGATGTCAAAGGCACTGATGGAAAGACAACCCTTCTGCACTTTGTCGTTCAGGAAATCATCCGGTCGGAGGGCTCCCGCCTCTCTGCCAGCAACCAAACAACTCCAAGAACTCAAGCAAATCCTCTACGAGAGGAGCTTGAGTGCAAAAAGCTAGGCCTCCAGGCAGTGGCTGGCCTTGCAAACGAGCTCAGCAATGTCAAGAAAGCAGCTGCCATGGATTCTGACGTGCTTAGCAGCTATGTTACGAAACTTGCTGGAGGAATAGAAAAGATCACTGAGGTGCTGCGATTGAATGAAGAGTCGAAGTCAAGGGACGATGCGTGGCAGTTCCACGACAGAATGCAGAAGTTCCTGAAGAAGGCAGACGATGAGATTATCAGAGTTCAAGCTCAGGAGAGCGTTGCATTGTCGCTTGTGAAGGAAATCACTGAGTACTTCCATGGTGACTCCGCAAAAGAGGAGGCTCACCCTTTCAGAATCTTCATGGTGGTCAGGGATTTCCTCTCGGTTCTTGACCAGGTCTGCAAGGAAGTCTGCAGAATCAATGACCGCACCATCGTTAGCTCCGTGCGCCATTTCCCGGTGCCCGTTAACCCAATGATGCCACAGTTGTTCCCGAGGATTCATGCGTTGAGAGCTGGATTCTCCGATGACGAGAGTTCAGCTACTTCAATGTCATCACCATGA